From Platichthys flesus chromosome 7, fPlaFle2.1, whole genome shotgun sequence:
ACATGaatctggagttcatgtcttaAAAGTCAAATATATAAGAGGTGGAGTCTCTTTGACCTGTCAGTGCTCAGGGGCCCTCAGGATTGAAATATCCCTGATCACACTCTCTggtcctgcagggggcagcagcgCTTTACAGCAGCGGAGGGAAAAGAGCAGGAACAAACCAGAGAACcacagaagcagaagaagagaagcgcTTCCATCCTGTTTACATTGGAGTGCAGTCAGCTGGAGATGGAcccagacagggagacagacagagacacagacagacagtaagAATGTGAGACAGGAACTTGAGCTCCTGCTCCTCAAGGAAATGGACGAGATCAGGTCAGCAGCTTCTGTTCAACCCTCATTGATGTTCATGTTCCAGCCTCGGTTGTCTGCGTCGTGAGGAAACACTGCTCACAGATGTTTCTCAGTTTCTCGACATGTGACAAGACGCCACAGACTCGAACatttcaaactgcagctcaggAGAAGATGAAATATGAACAGGATGTGTTTACATATGAAGACTGATTTCATATAAAGTGTTTAAGAGTCCCCAAGTTGCCTGTGCAGCTCTAAACCTGACAGGAACTATTGAAGCTACacatttgtgtaaataatagTTAGTGTGGgtagtttgttgtttatttgttattgtttattgggTTACATTGTGTCTTGTCTCATCTGTAGGTCTTTGTGTCGTATCCCCCTGTATTCAAACATATAGATATAATATGGGTGAGATATTATTAAGCATTATAGATCAATAATAAACAATGGCCACATGACTTAATCCCGCAGATAAAATATtctaatttatataatataagtcTCTTTTTAGTCACAGCTCAGGATTTTCCTCGGAGGTCCTgatttgtcttttatatttataaaccagtataaataatttaagaatAAGAAACATTATTTCCGTGTGCCTGAGCAGAACAGAGGAGCAGTAACAGCACAGAGGCTTGTTGGCCGCTCAGTCATGTGCTTGCTGCAgtcatgtggggggggggcgagccTCCCTGCTCGGCACAGTTTAAAGTGAAAGCCCCACAGTTCCCTGCCTGACTCTGTTGGATGTGTTCGGATGTCTCTATgcagcctcctctgctctctgggAACCGCTTtactttcattttcacatcctcatgttcacttcttcacttcttcatcaTGTGACTTTATCTGATCACATCTGACAGTGCAAGTTCATGCAAGTGGAGATCTTTAAAACGTTTAACTGTTGCATGTGCTGAAAAGACCAGGGACATTTTAGCCTTGAACGTGTTGAGTCACGTTCCCAAATTTCCCAGCTCGCGACAAGGTTCATCCTCGCTCATCTGTTGTTGTTCACTACCCACCTGCTTAAACAAGTAGAAGATCCACACCCCCACTGTAGTGGTTCCACAGTAGGATCAGTTATCCTCAGGCTCAGTTTGACCCTCAATTTGTTTCAGTTTCGAAAGTACATGGTCGTTTATTGTTTAGTATTTGCCTGTCTTCGTGGGCCATTTTCATACAGAGACATTTCAACCTGTTGCAGGAAGAAGCACaggtgtaaataaaaaaattgtcacACTGTCATGTCTCACGTCTTACTAACGCTTCAGATTCTCTTCAGTATCTTCATTTCTCATTAaagtttctgtctttttcagcTGGGGAAATTAActtctgtaaataaaaagagtaaagtgtaaaaacaaaaaatgtaccTTATTCTGGAGATAAGATAAAACAACCAAGTAGTTTGGTtccagttttcttttctcatctaAAAATCTGGCCTACCAGAGATACTTTAGTTGCCACAAAGAAAAATTCAGCTTCATTCCTGCATTTATAACATACGATAAACTACAtctatgtattttatttcatttacacTGCAGTCCTCTGTTGGGCAACGAACCCCAGGAGAGGACAGACCTTCTTTCTCCGAACCTGCAGCCGAGACACCAGCAACTGATCCCAACGCCGTGTGGACCGGTGAGATGCTCCAGCCTGCATCCCAGTGTCATGACAAAACCCATCCTgaaacatctgtgtgtctgccctTCAACTTCAGCTTTATTTACACAGTGTAAAGAAGCGGAGGGAAAAgtgtaaaaggaaaaactgagaTTCTGCAGTAATATATCAAATCTAAATCCTCTTTCAATAAATTCTGTGTCTCATAAAATACAAGCTTAGAAAGAGGTGTTAGGTAAATGAGATTTTCTCTCCCAGATGCTGATTCCAATACCTGAACCTTGCAGTACAATGTACTGATCAGTGCATTTAGAAAAATACCTTAACCTCTTTAAACCTCTGTATGCTGCTAACCCTGTTTGGAAGTATGTATGGCTTGGCTCAGGTTGAATAGAATATAGAACATCTTTTATTATCTAGTCTGACAGTCAGagctgcacaaagacacaaataaatacatctaGGAGTACACAACAACTCCTTCCTTTGAAATAGCTCGAAACTGAGGACCTGCATATAGCACATGTTCCATGAGCAAATTGCTGGTATTTTTGTTAACTCTGGCCAACGCTGCACTTCCTGAAATCAGCTGATCTAAAAACAGTTCTTGGCAGAGTGGCAGTACAACCTAACTGCTCTCAGTGAGCAGGGACAAAAAGGTGATAAAGACACGACAGTTTCACAAATCTGATGGATTAGAATGATCCATTAgaagacattttatgttttctatttattatatattctgATATATTATAAGTATGTAGTTATTAGAGTAAACATACACCTCATGTGAAACTAAGAACCCTTGTGTTTTCGTTACATTAGAATGGGCCCTCCAATTCAACAGAAGctgttctgcttcttcttctgtttggaagaggaggatgatgcaGTCTCCAGTGAATCCTCCACACTGAACCTTTCAGAAATCCTGTTCTCTCAGCCCTACTGTGTTTATCGTTCATACTTCTGCTGTCTTCAGTTGTGAAATCAGTCTCTCTCTTGCGTAACGTGCCGGTTTGGGCGACAGTTGGATGACAAGTGTTTTTCACAATCCACgttctctccacccccccccccccccccctccctccctgcagaTAAAGCGGTGGTCGGAGCTGTCATGTCGGCTGAAGCTTTACTTCTGTTTCACCATAGCGTCTCTGCTGGCGCTGCTCGGCCTCACGCTCACCAGCGTCTACAAGCAGCGCACGGAGACGGACGTGTCTGATGAGGACAACTTCTCCGTGTCTCTCATCCAGATGGTGGGAATACGTGAGTTCCATCGCTTGTGTCGGGTCAAGGTTACACAAGGTTTGCTGCTGTAATcatgtgatgaaggagaagaggacagTGGTGTCACCGTCCACTCTGTGTTGAACAGATCCCATGATGCACGCTGTGGGCGTTTCTGGAGATTCATTTCCCGACATCATTTTGTAAATCTATCACTTTCGTTAcagattattttctcatttggtcgataaagtattaaaagtgaaaTTACAATCAAGTTCACAAAGACGACTTCCTCAaatcttttcatgtttttttttaagctgttgATCAAAACCAACatataattattaaaaactGAGAAGAACAGTAATTTTTCAAAAAGTAGAGCAAGAAGCTAAAAACTACTGAAATATTTGCTTAAGGAAAATGAttcaaacaagtaaacaaatacTCAAATGTGATAGATATTCTGTCGATCCATTAGCAGAATAGTTGACTCAGTCATCAGACTCATGAGTGGCAGAGACGTCATCGCTCGTGCCTGCAGCCTGACGACAGCACAGGATGAGCTGTACGTGCTCATGAGCACAAGCTTCCATGTGATAAAGAGGAGTTTGCATGGTTAACCGCTGGTTACGGGATTGTCCATGCAAACATGATAATCTGGTTTCAGAAACCTGGAGTCGGCCCCATGTTCCAAGTTGAGTAGATTTAGTTGTAGCCACAGTTTTAGAATGAGGGTGCCGGCATGAAGCCAGGGCGCCTTGTACCGTGCCATgattccctccctccctgctcccccGCTGACCTCCACTCACTTCGAACTTCAACAATACGCAATAAGTTTTTGTATTGAATAGGTAGGGGGAGTAATTGTTAGCTGCAGTCCAACAcatgcaacagacacacacagcaaatggAGCATACGCAGTTGACCCAGAATCAGGATCCTAATCAGAGGTGACGGGTTGGATGAGAAcgtcaactgtgtgtgtgtgtgtgtgtgtgtgtgtgtgtgtgatcattaGTGTTGTGTCTCCTGCAGTGTTCTGCATCTACTACATCAGCCGGGGCGTGCTGcaggagaacagacaggagCTGGTGGTGTTCGTGCTCAGCGTGTTGATCGTCATGATGCGATCGGTGGTCAACTTCTCTGTGTCGGGGTCAAAGAGCAAGCAGGAGCTGCTGGTaggtcgccctctgctggacacaATTATGATTACAAAATATCTGAAAAGTTGGTGCTTGAAGTACTGACACTGCATCATTTTTGAAAGAATACAAATTCTttaatagattttattttttacaatagttttataaataacaaacagctgctttcagacacgcactgaactCCGGCAATCCTCCAGACTTCCCcaaacacaaatgtccgagtgagagtTATCAGTAACAGAGAAGTGAAGTTTTATGATGTTCATGCGTAGGTTTTCGGttagagaatatatatatatatccaacatattttttatgggccccccccgcccctccaaaaaaagaaacaagctgAGAAGGTGGAAATAGAAGATCTTCTTTTAAGATCATTTCATAACCTACTtcctttttgtctttgacaGATTTATTGACTTTTGTTATGGATTtataagacaaacacaaaacaaagtctCACATTTACTTGTTATTGactcatttttttatgtttgacaGTAATCATGTTTGGTGTCAGTGACAGAGACGTGATATTTTATGACACTTGTGTCaaggttttattttgagaatttAGAtctacatgttttttaaatgtctaatTCTTTCTCACCAAAATGATGCAGAGAAGAAAATGtgttcataattataataaaaaaaacaactttagaAGTGCTCACCCTGAATTCTTCTTTTGAGATCTTTTCATGACCTACTTTGTTATTTCTTTGACAGATagattttttaatcaaaaagcTTAATATTCGGTCATTATAGAATAATTCTTTCATCCTGCACAGTTTCTGCAGTTTTCTTCTAAAATGTAGGCCTGTCTTTTTGACAGAGGTTGTTTGGGCTGGTCTCTGTTTTGTTCTGAGTGCAAATGATTCCAGTCAAATGTAAAATCAACATCAGTAACAAATAGTAGTTTTAGTGTTACACCAGATCCTCACTGGGTTTAAGAGAGAATCCACCGACATCAGAATTACAACAGGAGGAAAAGATCGATACATTaaccacactgacacacagtgaTTCACACCAGCTGATGATTCCTCCCACTTCAATCCTGTTGAAGGAACTCATGGCTCCACCACTTGGTGTCACTGTTGTTCAAGTTTTCACTCACTAATACTTGAGCTatatagatggacagatggagagacaggcGGAGGACAGGTtattagacagacagacacattgaTAGAGGGAGGGACtggcagacacagagacagacagattgatTGATCAGTGTAGCATCACATCACCTCACATACAAGCCTGACGagctgggttgtgtgtgtgcgtgtgtgtgtgtgtgtgtgtgtgttgcaggtgcGTTTCGTGTGCATCATGTGTCTGGGCATTGTGCACGTCTTCTGCACGTCGCTGCTCATCAAGAGGCCCAACATGATGGCGTTCCGTGTGGGCGGGGCCTTGGAGAGTCTGCAGGAGCAGTACTTCTTGCTCAACCTGTGCTTCTCcatggtgacctttgacctgcaagCTCAGGTACACGCACACATTCTTCTTTGCAAACACGTCAACACTGTGAGAAGACATCAACATTGATTTTGTTGCAGTTAATTAAAGGTCTGTGACTGAACTTTAAGGGTGTGTTGCTTTATTTGTGGGTCTGGTGCGTCAAGGATTTTTCCAGGTTAAGTAAAGgttaaattaaaagaataaacacatgtttttgtgtggtaAATATATCCTCAGCTTGTTGAGctggtttttcctcctccaggctCAGTCAGAGATGAACTCATCTGTGTCAGAGGTGATTTGAACAGTCTCCAGAGAGCCTGGGAGACCTGCTGTGTGTGGCTGGACTGGTTACGATCAGAGTGTCGACAGAGAGAACAACACGAGGGCGAGTTTTTCTGGTCAGGTCAGATGCCTGGCGCTCAGAGCTCGGCTCGTGTTGTGCTCACCTTCGGGTCAGGGGTGTTGCCGCTGCTCCTGGAGGAGGAACTGGCGTCTGTCTCTCCTGCGTCTGTTGATCAGTAGTTGGTACAAAATGGCCACTGTGCATAAAAgcctgggtgtgtgtttgaaagagaAACGAAAGCAAACGCCAGTGATCCCGATGTCAGGGACCTGCTGACGGCTTCATTAgtaatgtgttgttgttgttattgtgtttcagctgtgtctgtgtatccTCATCACAACGTTGGACTCTGTCATGTCTGCTCGCAACAGCATCATCCTGGGAGTTGGAGTGGTGTGGGCCTGCGTCACCGCCGCTGTAGGCGCCGTCGCAGTGAGTTCTCTTTCCTCGCCGTCTGTTCACACCATGAGAGAGAAGTCCAAACTATTGTTATTAAAATTCAGAAAGAATGTGAGGATGTATACACACTGTTTTGCAGGTGTTGAAGGAAGCCAAGGTTCTGGTTTGGGTTTTCATGCTGCAGAACCTTCCTCAAGTCGCCTTCTTTGTTTACCTGATGTACACGGTGAGAGGAAAACGACTCACAACTGTGACTTTACTAGTGACCTCACAGGATGTTTCTTTACTACCTCCACCAAACAAGTTATGTTttgttgttggttggtttgtatgattgtttgtttatttgacaaGATTCCACAAGACTCCACTGAACAGTCTGCCAtgacacttggtggaaggatgcagggtgggtcagggaagaggaCATTACATTTAGGTGTGGGTACAGATCAGGGATCAAGgaatttctttttcactttctcgAACATTGCAAGATTGAGTCTTTTCAACgttttcaccattttctcaGAGAACATTACATGGATCATAAAGGGCCGatgatgagtgtgtgaaattgttGTAGTTTGAGGAATTTTAAGGCCAAACAGTTTAAGGCAtatgtttggccttggtggagagaAATGGGAAATGCTCTGTCGAGTGCTTTATGAATTGCGGGTGAATGGGACTTTAACTTTAAATTGCGAGTTGTCGATAAGACcaagaaaagggaaaataatttgtttatttaaattaaaaaaagggacATCAGCAGTTTTTTCCCCTCCAAGGCAGATGGTTTCTCCTGTttacagtctttgtgctaaTCTAACCACATGTAGTGTAGCACAATATAACCTATTCATAAccttattttataaaaatg
This genomic window contains:
- the LOC133956213 gene encoding uncharacterized protein LOC133956213; protein product: MDEISPLLGNEPQERTDLLSPNLQPRHQQLIPTPCGPIKRWSELSCRLKLYFCFTIASLLALLGLTLTSVYKQRTETDVSDEDNFSVSLIQMVGILFCIYYISRGVLQENRQELVVFVLSVLIVMMRSVVNFSVSGSKSKQELLVRFVCIMCLGIVHVFCTSLLIKRPNMMAFRVGGALESLQEQYFLLNLCFSMVTFDLQAQLCLCILITTLDSVMSARNSIILGVGVVWACVTAAVGAVAVLKEAKVLVWVFMLQNLPQVAFFVYLMYTVGEKWFENKTYTLEAAAVTGALISLVIKVVLIWGLVRLVHSFGQGLRERMFSPSK